In the Setaria italica strain Yugu1 chromosome VI, Setaria_italica_v2.0, whole genome shotgun sequence genome, one interval contains:
- the LOC101782332 gene encoding reticulon-like protein B21, with translation MQQQGSGGGTGSSSTPTATGGRRRVSVRGAAAASTGSASVWETRMRMDEVKGGVKVFSAGGADEPADEEGMRVYRRLRRNQSEGNAGAGTGAAAAAAKKRRNWKASEPVTAIGDLRKSRSDAAAAVTTTTTTTTAVVARRAVARVTTPEKKVAPAAAVGGGEVKEVVVVEVHKAAPEEEEAKGVSEEPVEEELDDGVDELDDEELETEEEEEKEMLDQDHMAIDDDETALHQVDDDDQDLEPPTKARIKPTLSVEDERAANPEPVKPPPEKKLASAIDLRAINPESMTPPSVEKKTTPIVVHRMTNFETAKPSPEKKSLPAIARRIPKQEPVSTPPVEEYEEIQGRPSQPSRSHERMQNIVNLVMWRDVSKSALVFGLGTFLLISSSYAKDLNFNTITAASYAGLIYLGLRFLRKSIMNRGETVECDDERDEERCYLVGEEEAIWLLRLVLPYINEVLLNLRCLFSGEPATTMKLALLLFAMARCGNFVTLWTLAKLVFFGVFIIPKVCASYSTQLARYGKFWLERFSDAWESCSHKKAVVAAVFTLVWNVSSTVARVWAVFMLVVAMKLYQQRMVEFGWSSSVDGGAMADDEAAADEAHGEEPAAKPSPSRTQGEAQVFGTVAAPRYRRAPVSGEFARERLRVRGGIQPR, from the exons ATGCAGCagcaggggagcggcggcggcacgggtaGCAGTAGTacccccaccgccaccggcgGGCGTAGGCGCGTGTCGGTgcggggcgcggccgcggcgtccaCGGGGTCCGCATCGGTGTGGGAGACGCGGATGAGGATGGACGAGGTCAAGGGCGGCGTCAAGGTCTTCAGCGCCGGGGGCGCCGATGAGCCCGCCGACGAGGAGGGGATGCGGGTGtaccgccgcctgcgccgcaaCCAGAGCGAGGGCAACGCCGGCGCCGGAACgggcgctgcggccgccgcggcgaagaAGCGGCGCAACTGGAAGGCGTCCGAACCGGTCACCGCGATCGGGGACCTCCGCAAGTCgcgctccgacgccgccgccgccgtgactacaacgacgacgaccaccaccGCGGTGGTAGCGAGGCGGGCCGTGGCGAGGGTCACCACGCCCGAGAAGAAGGttgcgcccgcggcggcggtcggTGGAGGGGAGGTCAAGGAGGTGGTCGTCGTCGAGGTGCACAAGGCGGccccagaggaggaggaagccaagGGCGTTTCGGAGGAACcagtggaggaggagctggacGACGGCGTCGACGAATTGGACGACGAGGAGTtggagacggaggaggaggaggagaaggagatgcTGGATCAGGATCACATGGCCATCGACGACGACGAAACTGCTCTGCACCAAG tggacgacgacgaccaagACCTCGAGCCACCGACAAAAG CAAGGATTAAGCCGACGCTGTCGGTGGAAGATGAGAGAGCTGCTAACCCAGAGCCAGTGAAGCCGCCTCCAG AGAAAAAATTAGCCTCGGCGATCGATCTCCGAGCGATCAACCCGGAGTCTATGACCCCTCCTTCAG TGGAGAAGAAGACGACACCCATTGTAGTTCACCGCATGACTAACTTCGAGACGGCAAAACCTTCTCCAG AGAAGAAATCTTTGCCGGCGATTGCTCGCCGGATTCCGAAGCAAGAGCCTGTCAGCACTCCTCCAG TTGAAGAGTATGAGGAAATTCAGGGCAGACCATCTCAGCCCAGCAGAAGCCATGAAAGAATGCAAAATATTG TGAATTTGGTGATGTGGAGAGACGTGTCAAAGTCTGCACTGGTGTTTGGATTAGGGACTTTCTTGCTGATTTCCTCCTCTTACGCCAAAGACCTAAATTTCAA CACAATCACAGCAGCTTCATATGCCGGTCTAATCTACCTTGGCCTCCGGTTCCTGCGCAAGTCCATAATGAACAGAGGTGAAACTGTGGAGTGTGATGATGAGAGAGACGAGGAGAGGTGCTACCTAGTTGGGGAAGAGGAGGCCATCTGGCTGCTTAGGCTGGTGCTGCCATACATCAATGAGGTGCTCCTAAATCTGAGGTGTCTCTTCTCTGGCGAACCTGCCACCACCATGAAG CTGGCATTGCTACTGTTTGCGATGGCCCGGTGTGGCAACTTTGTCACCCTCTGGACCCTGGCCAAACTGG TGTTCTTTGGGGTCTTCATCATCCCGAAGGTGTGCGCCTCTTACTCCACGCAGCTGGCACGATACg GCAAGTTTTGGCTGGAGAGGTTCAGTGACGCCTGGGAGTCATGCTCCCACAAGAAGGCTGTCGTGGCGGCCGTCTTCACCCTCGTCTGGAACGTTTCCTCCACGGTGGCGCGCGTCTGGGCGGTCTTCATGCTGGTGGTGGCCATGAAACTGTACCAGCAGCGCATGGTGGAGTTCGGCTGGAGCAGCTCGGTGGATGGCGGTGCCATGGCAGATGATgaagcggcggcggacgaggcgCACGGCGAAGAGCCGGCGGCGAAACCCAGCCCATCCAGGACCCAGGGTGAGGCGCAGGTGTTCGGGACGGTGGCGGCTCCGCGTTATAGACGGGCGCCGGTTTCCGGCGAGTTCGCCAGGGAGAGACTGAGGGTGAGAGGCGGCATCCAGCCGAGGTGA